Proteins encoded together in one Solanum lycopersicum chromosome 7, SLM_r2.1 window:
- the LOC101261043 gene encoding DNA topoisomerase 1 alpha has product MAVEAFAKTNLMEDMDDDDDMPLVFKRSSTTSKQNQSNSSSQKQDGRSGRQVPDIRSPNGQSSSTHKVKTVTSSKASPAVSPLTSPKASPLSSRTSPAPNSRPSSSAGNQAKNVNQQSNVTPKESKQAVEPKSEPNDEAEDSDDDKLLSSRVPSGLSKSTSVHAKKVLCTSTSVQKSRPPKKEDSDDETPLASRFPMKSNAGASTSKFSSSEEVKPKIRQNGLPSATVLSKRPPGEVKSAAQASVKKPRLSDASTPVSSKQPPFKTEKKTEDDDDDVPISQRIKKAVDSASASASKVSYVKKATKVVSSSMKKTKKKLKKPKYSKSSKLQPSSGDGQKWTTLEHNGVIFPPPYKPHGVKMLYKGKPVDLTPEQEEVATMYAVMLDTEYMTKEQFKENFMNDWRKILGKNHVIQKLEECDFTPIYEWHQSEKEKKKQMSSEEKKALREEKLKQEEKYMWAIVDGVKEKVGNFRVEPPGLFRGRGEHPKMGKLKRRIRPNDITINIGKGVPVPECPIPGQRWKEVRHDNTVTWLAFWNDPINPREFKYVFLAASSSLKGQSDKEKYEKARRLKDYIEGIRSAYTKDFASKDPVKRQIAVATYLIDKLALRAGNEKDDDEADTVGCCTLKVENVEPVPPNILKFDFLGKDSIRYQNEVAVYEPVFKAIQQFRSGKKGSDDLFDKLDTSKLNAHLKELMPGLTAKVFRTYNASFTLEQQLTKLTQGGELADKIAVYNVANKEVAIICNHQRTVSKSHSVQISRLNNKIDELKAILEEFKVDLARAKKGKPPVKGADGKAKRNLTPQALQIKIDQTNVKIDNIERQIDTKEELKTVALGTSKINYLDPRITVAWCKRHEVPIEKMFNKSLLAKFAWAMDVEPSFTF; this is encoded by the exons ATGGCTGTAGAGGCTTTTGCCAAAACAAATTTGATGGAAGATATGGATGATGACGATGACATGCCTTTAGTTTTCAAACGAAGTAGTACCACATCAAAGCAAAATCAGTCCAATTCATCATCTCAGAAGCAGGATGGAAGATCGGGGCGGCAAGTTCCTGATATACGTTCACCTAATGGCCAGAGCTCTAGTACTCATAAAGTTAAGACAGTCACCTCTTCTAAGGCATCTCCAGCAGTTTCACCTTTAACTAGTCCAAAAGCGTCGCCTCTGTCAAGCAGGACATCTCCTGCACCAAACTCAAGGCCGTCATCTTCTGCAGGTAATCAGGCAAAAAATGTTAATCAACAATCCAATGTTACTCCTAAGGAGTCGAAACAAGCTGTTGAACCAAAATCTGAACCTAATGATGAAGCTGAGGATTCTGATGATGATAAACTATTGAGTTCTAGGGTCCCTTCTGGGTTATCTAAGAGCACTTCTGTTCATGCCAAGAAAGTGCTTTGTACTTCAACATCAGTTCAGAAGTCTAGACCTCCCAAAAAAGAGGATTCAGATGATGAAACTCCCTTAGCATCAAGGTTTCCAATGAAATCCAATGCAGGGGCTTCCACTAGCAAGTTTTCTAGTTCTGAAGAAGTTAAGCCTAAGATTCGTCAGAATGGTTTGCCATCTGCGACAGTTTTAAGTAAGAGACCCCCTGGTGAGGTCAAGTCTGCTGCTCAGGCTTCAGTTAAAAAGCCTAGACTTTCTGATGCGTCCACACCTGTTTCTAGTAAGCAACCGCCTTTCAAAACTGAAAAGAAGACAGAGGACGATGACGACGATGTTCCTATATCTCAGAGGATAAAAAAGGCAGTAGATTCAGCTTCAGCTTCAGCTAGTAAAGTGTCATATGTGAAGAAAGCAACTAAAGTTGTTTCGTCATCGatgaagaaaacaaagaagaagttgaaaaaaCCCAAGTACTCTAAGTCGTCAAAACTGCAGCCAAGCTCTGGTGATGGGCAAAAATGGACTACACTGGAACACAATGGTGTGATTTTTCCACCTCCATACAAACCTCATGGGGTTAAGATGCTCTACAAGGGAAAGCCCGTGGATCTTACTCCAGAGCAGGAAGAG GTCGCAACAATGTATGCCGTGATGTTAGACACTGAATACATGACTAAAGAGCAGTTCAAAGAGAATTTCATGAATGACTGGAGAAAAATACTTGGAAAAAACCATGTCATTCAAAAGTTAGAAGAGTGTGATTTTACCCCAATATATGAGTGGCATCAGAgtgagaaggagaagaagaagcaaaTGAGTTCAGAA GAGAAGAAGGCATTGAGAGAAGAGAAACTTAAGCAAGAAGAGAAATACATGTGGGCTATTGTGGATGGTGTTAAAGAGAAG GTTGGGAACTTTCGGGTTGAACCACCTGGATTGTTCCGAGGCCGTGGGGAACATCCAAAG ATGGGAAAGCTAAAGAGACGGATCCGGCCAAATGATATCACAATAAATATTGGAAAGGGTGTTCCAGTACCGGAGTGCCCCATCCCTGGCCAAAG GTGGAAGGAAGTAAGGCATGACAACACAGTAACATGGTTAGCTTTCTGGAACGACCCTATTAATCCAAGAGAATTCAAATACGTTTTCCTAGCAGCCAGTAGTTCCTTGAAAGGGCAAAGTGATAAGGAGAAGTATGAGAAAGCTAGGCGTTTGAAG GATTACATAGAAGGCATTAGATCTGCATATACAAAAGATTTTGCAAGTAAAGATCCTGTGAAGCGTCAGATTGCAGTTGCAACTTATCTTATCGATAAATTAGCTCTGAGGGCAGGGAATGAGAAG GATGATGACGAAGCTGATACAGTTGGTTGCTGTACTTTGAAAGTAGAGAATGTAGAGCCAGTACCTCCAAATATTTTGAAG TTCGATTTTCTTGGTAAAGATTCTATCAGGTACCAAAATGAGGTGGCTGTGTATGAGCCTGTTTTTAAAGCTATTCAACAGTTCCGAAGTG GAAAAAAGGGCAGTGACGATCTTTTTGACAAGCTTGATACGAGTAAGCTTAATGCCCATCTAAAGGAACTCATGCCAGGGCTCACAGCAAAAGTATTTCGTACATATAATGCATCTTTTACATTGGAGCAGCAA TTGACTAAGCTCACACAAGGGGGGGAGCTTGCTGATAAAATTGCGGTATATAATGTGGCAAATAAAGAG GTTGCAATAATTTGTAATCACCAGCGTACTGTCTCGAAGTCCCATAGCGTGCAAATTTCAAGGTTGAATAACAAGATAGATGAGTTAAAG GCTATTTTGGAAGAATTCAAAGTAGATTTGGCTCGGGCCAAAAAAGGGAAGCCTCCGGTGAAAGGCGCCGATGGCAAGGCGAAGAGGAACTTGACCCCTCAAGC ATTACAGATAAAAATAGACCAAACTAATGTGAAGATTGATAACATAGAGAGGCAAATAGATACTAAAGAAGAGTTGAAAACTGTGGCTTTGGGCACATCAAAAATCAACTATTTGGATCCTAGGATTACTGTGGCATGGTGTAAGCGCCATGAGGTTCCCATTGAAAAG ATGTTCAACAAGTCTCTTCTAGCAAAGTTTGCCTGGGCGATGGATGTTGAACCTTCCTTCACATTCTAA
- the LOC778317 gene encoding V-type proton ATPase subunit e-like precursor — protein MGFLVTTLIFVAIGVIASLCARICCNRGPSTNLLHLTLIITATVCCWMMWAIVYLAQLKPLIVPVLSEGE, from the exons ATGGGATTCCTGGTGACAACTCTAATTTTTGTTGCAATTGGTGTTATTGCATCTCTCTGCGCCAGAATCTGCTGCAATAGAGGGCCTTCTACTAATct GTTACACCTAACATTGATTATCACGGCGACAGTGTGCTGTTGGATGAT GTGGGCGATTGTATATCTTGCACAGCTGAAACCACTCATCGTTCCAGTTTTGAGTGAAGGGGAGTGA
- the LOC101260358 gene encoding uncharacterized protein: MALNQAGRSSPCSPRVLKSVLGLMAISLAAYILGPPLYWHLMEGLVAVSRSSSVTTCPPCNCDCNSEPFFFIPPGLSNVSLTDCAKRDPEVGEDTEKNFADLLSEELKLREAEASENQRKADMALLEAKKLTSQYMKEADKCNSGMETCEEAREKAEVLLLAQKKMTATWEMRARQKGWKEGAAKSRTQSQGNVQTM; the protein is encoded by the exons ATGGCGTTGAATCAAGCAGGAAGATCATCACCATGTAGTCCTAGGGTGTTGAAATCTGTATTGGGTCTAATGGCAATTAGTTTGGCAGCCTATATTTTGGGTCCTCCTTTGTATTGGCACTTGATGGAAGGTTTAGTTGCTGTTAGCCGTTCTTCTTCTGTTACTACTTGCCCTCCTTGTAATTGTGACTGCAATTCGGAACCCTTCTTTTTTATTCCCCCAG GTTTGAGCAATGTTTCTTTGACAG ATTGTGCTAAGCGTGATCCAGAAGTTGGTGAAGACACGGAAAAAAACTTTGCTGATTTGTTGTCTGAGGAACTTAAACTGCGAGAAGCTGAAGCCTCAGAAAATCAGCGGAAGGCTGACATGGCACTTCTTGAAGCAAAAAAGTTGACATCCCAATATATGAAAGAAGCAGACAAATGCAATTCTGGAATGGAGACATGTGAAGAGGCAAGGGAAAAAGCTGAGGTTCTTTTATTGGCACAAAAGAAAATGACTGCTACATGGGAGATGAGGGCGCGTCAAAAAGGATGGAAAGAAGGGGCAGCCAAGTCTCGAACTCAGTCTCAGGGGAATGTACAGACCATGTAA